GATGCCGAAGCCGCGCTTGCGCAAGCGTCGCTGCATCGGGCCGACGCGCTGAGCGCGGTCCCGGTCATGCTGGCCCGCATCCTGGATCTGCCCCAGCGGGTGCGGGCGCGAAACCCGGTTCCGTGCCTGCGGGTGGTGATCTCCAGCGGGGACCGACTTGATCCGGGCCTGGCGCGACGGTTCATGGACACCTACGGTGACGTCCTGTACAACCTTTACGGCTCCACCGAGGTCGGCATCGGATCCTTGGCCACACCGGCTGAGTTGCGGGCCGCCCCGGAAACGGTGGGCAGGCCCGTCGCGGGTTGCCCGGTCCGCATCTTCGATCGAAGCGGGCGCCCGGTCGGGCCCCGGGTCACCGGACGCATCTTCGTCGGCGGTGAACTGAAATCCGACGGCTATACCGGCGGAGGCGGCAAAGTCGTCATCGACGGCATGGCCAGCACCGGCGACATGGGCTACCTCGACGAGTCGGGCCGGCTGTACATCGTCGGGCGGGAAGACGACATGATCGTCTCAGGTGGCGAGAACGTCTATCCGCGTGCCCTGGAAAACGCTCTCGCCCAACACCCCGACATCGCCGAGAACGCGGTCATCGGTGTTCCCGACGAACGGTTCGGTAATCGGTTGGCCGCGTTCATTGTTACCCGGCCGGACCGCGACATCGACCCGGAGGAGATACGGGAGTACGTGAAGGGCAAGGTTTCTCGATTCGAGCAGCCCCGAGACATTCACGTCGTCAACCGCATCCCGCGCAATACGACCGGCAAGGTGCTGCGCAAGGAGCTGATGACCCTCGCCGGCCCCGAATCTCACTCCTGATCGTCGTCTTGCGCGACGCCGATGGTGTTGGCCAACCACTTCGGCGCGAGCACCGAGACCACAGTGGCTCCGGCGGTGGCGCCGAACACACCCGTCCAGGCAACCGGCCCCAGCGGTGTGCATCCGAAAAAGTGGCTGACAACTGGGGTTTGGATGATGCCCACCAGGACGGCCGCGCTGCCCAGCGCGGTCGCCACTACCAGGGGGCTGTGCCGCCGGGTCAGTAGGGTCTGTGCCAATTGGGTGGTCACCAGCGCGGTCAATCCCATTGTCGAGGTACGGCGTTCGGTTCCCGGTGTCCAGCGGCCGATGGCCCAGGCCGCCGTCGCGCCGGCGGCCGTGACCGCGCCGCGGGTGACTATCTGGCGCATCAGTGGCGCGTCCAGGGAGGGTGTCGGGCCGGTCAGCACCGCCCGCCGGTGGGCGCGACGGGCCTCTTCGGCCTCTTCTTCGGACTCGTATTCGGCCTCGTCGGGTGCGGCATATTGCGACGTGACGGCCACGGCGAGGGCCGGGAACATGTCGGTGAGCAGATTGACCAGCAGCAGCTGGCGGGTCCCCACCGGCGCGCGGCCGGCCCCGAACGCGGTCCCGATGATCGTGAACAGCACCTCGCCCACGTTGCCGCCGACCAGGATGGTGACCGCGTCGCGCACACCCGCCCACATGCTGCGGCCCTCGACGAGCGCGTCGAGCAGCGCGCTGAGATCGTCGTCGGTCAAGACGATGTCGGCCGCACCGCGGGCGGCCGACGAGCCCCGGCCGCTCACCCCGATCCCGACGTCGGCCATCCGGATGGCGGCGGCATCGTTGGCGCCGTCGCCGACCATCGCGGTCACTCGCCCGCAGCGTTGCAGGGCCGCCACGATCTGCACCTTTTGCTCCGGGCTGACCCGGGCGAATACCGGTACGTCGGCGGCGATCTTGGCGCAGCCGTCTTCGTCGAGGTTGGCGAGTTCGGCTCCGGTCACCACCCGTACGTCCGCCGGCAGGCCCAGCTGGCGGGCGATTGCCCGCGCGGTGACCGGATGGTCGCCAGTGATCAGCACCACGTGGCGCTCGGCGTCCAGCAGCGCCTCGATCAACGGCCGCGCCGACGGGCGCGCGGTGTCGGCGAGGCCGACATAGCCCAGCAGTTCCAGATCGTGGGCGGCGGCGTCGACGGCGTCGGCATCGGTGTCGTCGTCGTCGTCGGTGTCGTGCTCCCAGGGACGCCGGGCGACTGCGAGCACCCGCAAGCCTTGCTCGGCGAGGCTGTGCACCAGCGACTCGGCATGCTCGAGGTCGGCGTCCGGGTCGGCGAACCGGCAGCGCGGCAAAATCGTCTCCGGGGCGCCCTTGAGCATGAGCACTGGCTGGGCGTCGTCAGCTGTCCTGCCGATGGCGGCCGCGTAGCCGCGACTGGATTCGAACGGTACCTCGGCCACCAAAGTCCATTCCGAATCACCATGGCCGTCGAGGGAATTCGCCGCAACCAGGATCGCCTCGTCGGTGGCGTGGGCGTGTCCTTGCCCGTCGTGGGGCTGGGTGGAGGCGCGCGCGGCGGCCCGCAGCACCGCCGCCGAGCGCGGGTCGTCGGTGTCTGGGAACGACTGTTGCGGCGTGGCCGAACCCGCAATGGCGCACACCACCCGCAGCCGGTTCTCGGTCAAGGTGCCGGTCTTGTCGAAGCAGATGGTGTCGACTCGGCCCAGCGCTTCGATGGTGCGGGGGGCGCGCACCAGCGCGCCGCGCGCGGTCAGCCGCTGCGCGGCGGCCAGCTGCGACAAGGTGGCGACCAACGGCAGGCCCTCGGGCACGGCAGCCACCGCGATCGCGACGCCGTCGGCGACCGCCTGACGCAGTGAAGCTCGCCGCAGCAGCGCCAAGCCGGTGACCGCGGCGCCGCCGGCGAGCGTCAGCGGCAGGACCTTGCTGGTGAGCTCCCGCAGCCGGGCCTGCACTCCGGCCGAGGTTTCGACGTCGGCGACCGCCGAGATGGCCCGGTGCGCCGCGGTACCGACGCCGGTGGCCACGACGATGGCCCGGGCGCGCCCGGCCACGATGGTGCTGCCCTCGAACAGCATGCTGGCCCGGTCGTCGTCGTTGACGGCGACGGGATCCACCTGCTTACCCACCGGCAACGACTCACCGGTGAGCAGCGATTCGTCGACCTCGAGGTCCTCGGCCACCAAGACCCGGGCGTCCGCCGGTACCACCTCCGGTGCGGCCAGGTCGATGACGTCGCCGGTGCGCAGCGATTTCGCCGACACCGTGACCGTCCGGGTCGCGGTGCGGGCCGCCTCCAGCCGGCGCCGGGTCGTCGCGACCGCCGGGACGACCACGCGGCGTACCAACTGGTCCTGCTCGGCGAACAGCTCGGCGGCCGCGGCCTCGGCCCGTAGCCGTTGCGCCCCACCGGTGATCGCGTTGATCGTCATCACGCCCGCGACCAGCAGCGCATCGACGTTGCTGCCGACGATCGCCGAGGCCGCCGCGCCGACGGCCAGGATCGGAGTCAACGGATCGGCGAGCTCGTGCCGGGTAGCGGCCGCCAGCTTCACCAGGTTCCTCGCCGGTTTGCGCAGCGGCGTCAGCACCGGGGTGTAGGAGAGGTCGTCCAGCCGCCG
The nucleotide sequence above comes from Mycobacterium pseudokansasii. Encoded proteins:
- a CDS encoding AMP-binding protein, coding for MVSSVVSTAARAVLFSGLLSPPAPVALLRLARELYRGGMNLYTLLAVAAARWPDRTAIIDDDGALSYRELQSMTESIAHELSNAGAGAGQPVGVMCRNGRNFVTSVFAASLVGADVVLVNTEFRSTALAAALNSHQIRIILCDKEFVDQIAETGESPTVIDPQTVTTMGGGARPEVVTSGRIILLTSGTTGVPKGVPRTPKVSPGVGVGVTILERTRLRVGSRMALATPMFHGLGFGMLTLTIGLGGTVLTRRRFDAEAALAQASLHRADALSAVPVMLARILDLPQRVRARNPVPCLRVVISSGDRLDPGLARRFMDTYGDVLYNLYGSTEVGIGSLATPAELRAAPETVGRPVAGCPVRIFDRSGRPVGPRVTGRIFVGGELKSDGYTGGGGKVVIDGMASTGDMGYLDESGRLYIVGREDDMIVSGGENVYPRALENALAQHPDIAENAVIGVPDERFGNRLAAFIVTRPDRDIDPEEIREYVKGKVSRFEQPRDIHVVNRIPRNTTGKVLRKELMTLAGPESHS
- a CDS encoding cation-translocating P-type ATPase, whose protein sequence is MKVPGVADVVGGITGGAAQALRAGVSGVASAAGAVEMLASPVLELIVPVVEAAAQSTGHALGMTNSATERAGRLAPPMRWHSGRRVHLDLDPLLPFPRWHEHAAVLEEPVRRIPGVAEAHVEGALGRLVLEVAADADSDAVVHEVRETVCAVAADLTSTVSAPRTAPFADPGNPLAILVPLTAAAMDVVALGASVTGWFTRLPVAPRSARAAAALMNNQPRVVAVLESRLGRVGTDLALSASTAVASGLSQSVGTPLLNLAQRGLQLSEAAAHRQRWRAREPELASPGRPQAPVVPVISSAGHDSHAPRHNWAATAAGDASHIVVDGAIDAAIDTAKGSMAGPVETYVDQAANGSAVAAVGALLAGGGPAEAGEAILAGVPKAAHLGRQAFAAILGRGLANSGQLILDPGALRRLDRVKVVVIDGAALRGDHRAVLRARGDEPGWDDDRVYEVADALLHGEEAPEPDPDELPAVGARLKWVRAQGPSAAPAQGLERADLIVDGESVGSVDVGWEVDPYAIALLQTAHRTGARVVLRHVAGTEDLAASVGATHPPGTPLLRLVRELRTDRGPVLLITALHRDFASTDTLAALAIADVGVALDDPRAATPWTADIITGTDLAAAVRILSALPVARSASESAVRLAQGGTTLAGLLLVTGDSRRTTTNPLSLRRWFNPVNAAAATALVSGAFSAGRVLRLPDPTPQPLTAWHALDPEIVYSRLAGGSRPLVDEPGTPEWRRRLDDLSYTPVLTPLRKPARNLVKLAAATRHELADPLTPILAVGAAASAIVGSNVDALLVAGVMTINAITGGAQRLRAEAAAAELFAEQDQLVRRVVVPAVATTRRRLEAARTATRTVTVSAKSLRTGDVIDLAAPEVVPADARVLVAEDLEVDESLLTGESLPVGKQVDPVAVNDDDRASMLFEGSTIVAGRARAIVVATGVGTAAHRAISAVADVETSAGVQARLRELTSKVLPLTLAGGAAVTGLALLRRASLRQAVADGVAIAVAAVPEGLPLVATLSQLAAAQRLTARGALVRAPRTIEALGRVDTICFDKTGTLTENRLRVVCAIAGSATPQQSFPDTDDPRSAAVLRAAARASTQPHDGQGHAHATDEAILVAANSLDGHGDSEWTLVAEVPFESSRGYAAAIGRTADDAQPVLMLKGAPETILPRCRFADPDADLEHAESLVHSLAEQGLRVLAVARRPWEHDTDDDDDTDADAVDAAAHDLELLGYVGLADTARPSARPLIEALLDAERHVVLITGDHPVTARAIARQLGLPADVRVVTGAELANLDEDGCAKIAADVPVFARVSPEQKVQIVAALQRCGRVTAMVGDGANDAAAIRMADVGIGVSGRGSSAARGAADIVLTDDDLSALLDALVEGRSMWAGVRDAVTILVGGNVGEVLFTIIGTAFGAGRAPVGTRQLLLVNLLTDMFPALAVAVTSQYAAPDEAEYESEEEAEEARRAHRRAVLTGPTPSLDAPLMRQIVTRGAVTAAGATAAWAIGRWTPGTERRTSTMGLTALVTTQLAQTLLTRRHSPLVVATALGSAAVLVGIIQTPVVSHFFGCTPLGPVAWTGVFGATAGATVVSVLAPKWLANTIGVAQDDDQE